A segment of the Acidobacteriota bacterium genome:
ATTTGCCTGCCCGCGGCGGAAGGTGTGTGCGACAGGCGACCAGAGGATGCTGATGAACGCACCGCAGCCGACGATGGCCTTCGGCTTGACGGCCGCATTGGTGGGACTGGCGCTGGTGGGGTGCGCATCCACTCAGCCTCGCGCTGCGAAGCCGCCCGGCGCGCAAACCTCCGCTGTCGATTCCCCGGCCGGCCAGACTGCCGAAACCCCTTTGTGGCTGCAGCGGCTCGCGTCGTGGCTGAAGGCGATCGCGGAGCACAAGCCTGGCCAGATGGATGCGCCGGCGATGCTCATCGGCCGGACGAGCGAAGCGGACCTTGAGGCCCTCAGGACCGACTTCCTCGCGATGCTGAACCTTCTAAGGCGCGACGTCGAACGCTACGGGCGCGCCGAACGAATCATTTACAGAGACGTAATCTTCACGGCTTCCGACATTCGGGATCTTCTGGGCGTGACGAGCCAGGAAGCAGAACGTTGGTATGTCACCAGCCTCTTGATGCGCGGCGCGATTCTGCACGGCGATGTCGCGATGTTGGCGGTCCCGACGGTGCCCGGGCTGGTTGGTTGTTCGACGCAGTCGGTGATCATCGTAAAAGACGGCCACGAGATCGGAACCAGCTGCAGCGGGATCCACTGGGTCCAGAGCCGAGCCTTGCTCGATGCCATCAGTCCCGATCCCAGGAAGGACGCGATGGTGCGTCAGTGGTACGAGGCAACCATTGCCTACCTGCTCCAGCGCACGGACTACGCGAGCGGCGTCCCCCATATCGACCATGCCAGCCTGTTGTTCCCGGACGATCCCGGGCTGCTCTTTGAGCACGGCTACTACCACGAGGCCTTCGCATCCCGACACCTCCGGCCGGCTGTGGATGCCAGCAAGACTGACACGCGTCCGGC
Coding sequences within it:
- a CDS encoding tetratricopeptide repeat protein — protein: MNAPQPTMAFGLTAALVGLALVGCASTQPRAAKPPGAQTSAVDSPAGQTAETPLWLQRLASWLKAIAEHKPGQMDAPAMLIGRTSEADLEALRTDFLAMLNLLRRDVERYGRAERIIYRDVIFTASDIRDLLGVTSQEAERWYVTSLLMRGAILHGDVAMLAVPTVPGLVGCSTQSVIIVKDGHEIGTSCSGIHWVQSRALLDAISPDPRKDAMVRQWYEATIAYLLQRTDYASGVPHIDHASLLFPDDPGLLFEHGYYHEAFASRHLRPAVDASKTDTRPASTHLKEAEGLFRRALEWNPDFVEACLHHGAVLGALGRHDEAAGELRKAAASAQGPVLRYYAELFLGDEEQALGRRDAARAHYNAAAALFPLAQSPWVALSALARRGGDRIEALAATRHMLNLPSDQQDRREDPWWRYNSWLNQDAVTRLRDLYRRFVTGDQK